The genomic DNA GCTTGCTTATTTTGCCTTTTTCTATCGGGCGGCATTGTCATCCGTAGAGTTTGCAATTTAGGCGCGGTTGAACATTTAACCCCCATTCCCCTGGAATAGCGCAATGCCTCATCTTCCGCCGCAGCAGGTCCTTTGGAATCTCCTCATGTTTCAGTCACCCTCGCAGCAAATTGTAGAAGGGGTTGCAGGGTCTAGCCTTCTACCTACCTCTCCCCTGCTTCCAACGCAGCCCGTCGCCCAGTCCAAAATTCCTTTTAACCAGCCCTACATAACCGGACGGGAACTGGAGTATATGCAGGCGGCGATCGAAAACGGCAAGCTCTGCGGCGATGGGATGTTTAGCAAGCGATGTCAGGAATGGCTGGTGCAGCAGCTTCAGTGCCGGAGTGCCCTACTGACCCACTCCTGTACGGCAGCGCTAGAGATGGCAGCAATTCTGGCGGATGTGCAGCCGGGGGACGAGGTGATTATGCCCTCCTTCACGTTTGTTTCCACGGCAAATGCCTTTGTGCTGCGCGGCGCGGTGCCCGTGTTTGTGGATGTTCGCTCCGATACGCTGAATTTAGACGAACGGCTGGTGGAGGCGGCAATTACAGACCGTACTAAGGCGATCGTTCCGGTTCACTATGCTGGGGTGGGGTGCGACATGGACACCCTGCGATCGATCGCAGATGAACATCAGCTCTGCCTGATCGAGGATGCGGCTCAGGGTATTCTTTCGGAATACAAGGGCAAACCCCTGGGCAGTTGGGGACACCTTGCGGCACTCAGCTTCCACGAAACCAAGAATATTATTTCCGGCGAGGGGGGCGCACTCCTGATTAACGATCCGGCAATGATAGAGCGGGCAGAAATTATCCGCGAGAAGGGGACCAACCGCAGCCAATTCCTGCGCGGCGAGGTCGATAAGTATACCTGGGTCGATGTGGGGTCTTCCTTCCTGCCCAGCGATATCCTGGCAGCGTTTCTTTTCGCTCAGCTTGAGCAGTCGCGATCGATTCTGGATCAACGGCTAGCGGTCTGGAACTGCTACCACACCGGACTGGAAAATCTAGAACTCTCTGGGCAAGCACGTCGTCCCATCATTCCGTCCGATTGCAAGCACAATGGTCATATTTACCATCTGCTGGTGCAGCATCCGGAAACCCAGATGGCGCTGATTGAACACCTGAAGGCAAACGGAATCCAGGCAACCTTCCACTATGTACCGCTGCACAGTTCGCCTGCCGGACAGAAGTACGGTCGTTCCTCTGGCTCTCTTGCCGTCACAGAACAGATTAGCGATCGGCTGGTGCGTTTACCGCTGAGTGCGGGGATGACGTTGGCGGATGCAGAACGGGTTGTGGCGATCGTGCAGCAGTTTTTTCAGGTCAGAAGCGTTTAGGGCAGGCAGTCGAGATAGGTTTCCATGTCCCAATTGCTAGTGGTTGCCAGGAAGCGTTCCCACTCGTCGCGCTTGTACCAGGCGTAGAGCGGATACATTTCTCCCGGCATTGCCGATCGGATGACGTCATCGGCTTCCAGGCGATCGAGGGCTTCTCCGAGGGACATGGGCAGCTTTTTCACCTGCTTTCCGGCTTCCATTGCCTCGTACAGATTGCGCTGTTCCGGTTCGCCGGGGTCGAGGCTGCGCTTGATGCCGTCATCGAATGCCTTGAGCAGAGCGGATGCCATCAGGTAGGGGTTGACCATGGAATCGACGGCACGATACTCAAACCGTCCCGGCGCGGAAACCCGCAGTCCGCAGGTGCGATTCTGGTAGCCCCAGTCGGAATAGACAGGTGCCCAGAGTCCGGTGTCCCAGAGTCTACGGTAGGAATTGACCGTGGAACAGCCGATCGCTGTCAGTGCCCCCAGGTGTTCGATCACGCCGCCAATACAGTTTAAGCCGATCGGACCGGGCATTCGTTTGGAGCCACCGGGAACGGGCATAAAGGTATTCTCGCCGCCCTTGCGGTAGTGGAAGTTTTGCGGCATTCCGGGCAGGTCTTCCATGCCAAAGGAGTTTATCGTTTCGTCGCCGCCCTGCCAGAGGGAGAGGTTGTGATGACAGCCGGACGCAGAGACGCCCATAAACGGCTTGGACATGAAGCAGGCGATTAGATTGAACTCGCGGGCGACCTGGGCGCAAATTTGCCGATAGGTGGTGAGGCGATCGCAGGTTCGGAGGGCATCGTCGTAGGTGAAGTTGAGTTCGAGCTGTCCGGGGGCATCTTCGTGGTCGCCCTGGATCATGTCCAGCCCCATTGCCCGACCGTATTCAATGACGCGCAGAAAGACCGGACGCAGTTCCTCAAACTGATCGATGTGGTAGCAGTTAGGTTTGGTGACACCGCCCGCAGGCTGTCCGTCTGCCCCTTTTTTGAGCCACATCATTTCCGGTTCGCAGCCGTGTCGCAGGTGCAGTCCATGTTCCGTTTGGAATTCGGCGTGGATGCGCTTCAGGTTGCCGCGACAGTCGGAGGTGAGGTAGGCACCCGGATCAATTTCTTCTTCGCGATTGCGAAAACAGGTGCAGAAAACCCGCGCGACTCGCTTATCCCAGGGCAACTGACAGAAGGTTTCTGGATCGGGGATGGCAACTAACTCTGCCGCTTCAGGACCGTAGCCGATGTAGTTGCGATAGCGATCGAGAAATAGATTTGCGGTAGAGCCGTAAACTAACTGGATGCCCTTTTCAGCGATCGATTCCCAGTGATCCGCCGGAACGCCTTTACCCACCACGCGCCCGGTAACGGAAATAAACTGGTAGTAAATGTATTGAATCCCAAGCTGATCAATTTTCGCCCGAACCTGCTGCACAAGCTCATCGCGTCCATCGGCAGAAACATAAGCTTCTAAATCGGTTAGCGTTTCACGCTGGGTTAGAATGCCTGTCACCGATCGTTCTCCTCTGTGTGTTGATGATTACTAATCGATTAACTAATTGCTGAGTGGGTCACTGGTAATTTTTCGATCGCCGAAGTGGACGAGCTGCGAATGTTCACCGACCATTGCTGCAAACGCTTTGAAGTTGCTAGAGCGCTTTTAGATCAGAGTTAGAGCTTTCTTACGGCGTTTATTTTTCTGGTCACTGCTGAATTCAAATTGTTATATCAAGACCATCGTGTATTTGTATCTCAAAATACAGCTTTGACATTTACTGGATCGATCGCTTAGATTAAAACGGAAAAGGTTTCCAGGGAATCCATTTTGCCCAGAGTTTTGCCATTGTGCCGTCGGCAATAAGTTCTTCCAGACTTGCATTGATGGCATCGCGCAGATCTGACTGTCCCTTCTGGACGCCAATGCCAAAGGGAACGCGAGTCGGCAGAGTAAAGGCAACGCGCAGGGAGTTATCCTCTTCGGCGGGGACAATCAGCACCAGTTCGTCGTCGATCAGTCCATCAATTTCCCCTGCTCGCAGTGCCGCCAGCATTTCGGGAAGCACTTTGTCGCTGCCGGGAAAGGGAACGGCGATCGTGTCTGGAAAGGTTTCCACCAGGGCGATATTGGTACTGTCTGCTAAGCCACCCACTTTGCGTCCAGCCAAGTCTCCGGGGGAGTGAACGACACTGTCCGATCGCACCAGAACTGCTTCATCAAACAAACCATAGGGACGGGTGAAGTCAACCCACTGCTGCCGTTCTTCAGTGATTGCCTGATTAAACCAGACCACATCGTATTTACCGCTCTGGGCACGGGTATAAAACTCGGTCATCGGCGTATTGTGCCATACGGGTTCCAGTCCAAGACGATCGCAGACTAATCGCGTTAAATCTGGCTCGTATCCAGATCGAACACCCTGCTCCACACAGGTCATGGGACGGGCATCGAAGTCGCTGGCGATAATATGCAGATAACCTGCTTCAACAGTTGTAAAGGTTTGTAATGTCATGAATTGTTGAATTGAATCGTTGGATTGCAATCTAAACAATAGGAAAACCGAAGGATCAGCAAAGCAGAAATCAAAGAGCCATTAATGCAACCAGAAATCGTGGCTCAAAGACGATCGAATACAGAACTCGGGCAAACTACAATCGGATATGCCGAATTAAATCGATCGATAAAGGTGAAAAATATCAGCTGATCAATAGTAACAAAGTGCTTTGGGACGTAGCCGGAAATACACTTTTCTGAACGGGTGCGCTTATTATAACAAGTAAAGATTTTTAGTAAAGATTGCCGTGAACTTTATTTTGGAACCTATCCATGACCTATCAGCCAATTCAACTTAGCGAAGCGCAGATTCAGCAGTTTCAGGAAGACGGTTTTCTGATTCTGGAAAACTTTTTGCCGCCGGATTTTGCCCAACAGTTAGTCGATCGTATAGAGCCGATGTTTCACGGTCAATTTGAGACGGGCATTTATCCGGATGAGTGGCACTGGCGACCGGGCTTAAGTCTGCCGGATATTACGCGGGAAATTTGCAATGGCTGGAAGTGCGATTTGACGATCGCCAGTCTCGTTCTATCGGCGGAAATTGGGCGACTTTCGGCAACGCTGGCAGGGTGGGATGGGGCGCGAATTGGGCAGGACAGCCTATGGATGAAGCCTCCGGGTGCAAAGGAAATCGCGATGCACCAGGACGGAGCCTATATTGATTATTTGAATCCGCCTGCGATGATGACCTGCTGGATTGCGCTGAATGATGCCACACCTGCGGATGGAACGCTGGTTTATGCCAAAGGTTCGCACCAGTGGGATCTGGTGAACGTGGAAGGCGAATTCCATGCTCCGAAGAAGGACTATCGCTGGGCAATGCTGCAAGCGGCGGAGAATGCGGGCGTCACAGAACCGGAACTGGTGTTCGTGGAAGTGCCTGCGGGGGGCTGCGCTTTCCATACGGGACGCACCTGGCACGGCTTATGCAAAACCACGCGCACGGAAGGAACGTTTCACAGCATCGGACTGCACACGCTTCCCTCGATCGCAGAATTTCACCCCGCGAATAAGGCAGGCTACATTTACGGACGCTATAAGCGGGTCAACGATACCGCAATGGACGAAAGCTTTTTCCCGATTTTGTGGACACAGGATGGTTATCGATCGCCCTTCTTAGCAGATTACTGTGCGGATGGTTTGCTGTCGCGGGTGGGGTCGCGGGTTTGAGGATTGGCAAGTTTTGAGGGGGTGGGATGTTTTGGGGAATTGGCGGGCAAGATGCCCACCCCACAAGAATTGTTGTTGAAAACTCGATCGCCCTAAACCTCTAGAATCTGGTTCATTGTTAAAGCGAGATCGGGAAACGTGGGGGAAATAATTCGATCGGCTTGCCCGCTGCGCGAGTGCCGTAGCGCGATGCGATCGTCTCCCTTAAATCCTTTGCCGTGATACACTCCGTGATCGTCTAGCTGA from Leptolyngbya ohadii IS1 includes the following:
- the rffA gene encoding dTDP-4-amino-4,6-dideoxygalactose transaminase, with product MFQSPSQQIVEGVAGSSLLPTSPLLPTQPVAQSKIPFNQPYITGRELEYMQAAIENGKLCGDGMFSKRCQEWLVQQLQCRSALLTHSCTAALEMAAILADVQPGDEVIMPSFTFVSTANAFVLRGAVPVFVDVRSDTLNLDERLVEAAITDRTKAIVPVHYAGVGCDMDTLRSIADEHQLCLIEDAAQGILSEYKGKPLGSWGHLAALSFHETKNIISGEGGALLINDPAMIERAEIIREKGTNRSQFLRGEVDKYTWVDVGSSFLPSDILAAFLFAQLEQSRSILDQRLAVWNCYHTGLENLELSGQARRPIIPSDCKHNGHIYHLLVQHPETQMALIEHLKANGIQATFHYVPLHSSPAGQKYGRSSGSLAVTEQISDRLVRLPLSAGMTLADAERVVAIVQQFFQVRSV
- a CDS encoding substrate-binding periplasmic protein, with the protein product MTLQTFTTVEAGYLHIIASDFDARPMTCVEQGVRSGYEPDLTRLVCDRLGLEPVWHNTPMTEFYTRAQSGKYDVVWFNQAITEERQQWVDFTRPYGLFDEAVLVRSDSVVHSPGDLAGRKVGGLADSTNIALVETFPDTIAVPFPGSDKVLPEMLAALRAGEIDGLIDDELVLIVPAEEDNSLRVAFTLPTRVPFGIGVQKGQSDLRDAINASLEELIADGTMAKLWAKWIPWKPFPF
- a CDS encoding glutamine synthetase family protein; translated protein: MTGILTQRETLTDLEAYVSADGRDELVQQVRAKIDQLGIQYIYYQFISVTGRVVGKGVPADHWESIAEKGIQLVYGSTANLFLDRYRNYIGYGPEAAELVAIPDPETFCQLPWDKRVARVFCTCFRNREEEIDPGAYLTSDCRGNLKRIHAEFQTEHGLHLRHGCEPEMMWLKKGADGQPAGGVTKPNCYHIDQFEELRPVFLRVIEYGRAMGLDMIQGDHEDAPGQLELNFTYDDALRTCDRLTTYRQICAQVAREFNLIACFMSKPFMGVSASGCHHNLSLWQGGDETINSFGMEDLPGMPQNFHYRKGGENTFMPVPGGSKRMPGPIGLNCIGGVIEHLGALTAIGCSTVNSYRRLWDTGLWAPVYSDWGYQNRTCGLRVSAPGRFEYRAVDSMVNPYLMASALLKAFDDGIKRSLDPGEPEQRNLYEAMEAGKQVKKLPMSLGEALDRLEADDVIRSAMPGEMYPLYAWYKRDEWERFLATTSNWDMETYLDCLP
- a CDS encoding phytanoyl-CoA dioxygenase family protein, which translates into the protein MTYQPIQLSEAQIQQFQEDGFLILENFLPPDFAQQLVDRIEPMFHGQFETGIYPDEWHWRPGLSLPDITREICNGWKCDLTIASLVLSAEIGRLSATLAGWDGARIGQDSLWMKPPGAKEIAMHQDGAYIDYLNPPAMMTCWIALNDATPADGTLVYAKGSHQWDLVNVEGEFHAPKKDYRWAMLQAAENAGVTEPELVFVEVPAGGCAFHTGRTWHGLCKTTRTEGTFHSIGLHTLPSIAEFHPANKAGYIYGRYKRVNDTAMDESFFPILWTQDGYRSPFLADYCADGLLSRVGSRV